ccctttatttaaacGAATTGTAGGTTAGTCCTATGGTATTGGAATCCATAGATTTGCCTTTGGTGACGCGAAGTCCCTTTCTTCGAGTTAAAATGCAAAAGTCACATATTTGGTCACAAATTATGTACTGTAAATGCAGCCAGTTGGCCCCCTCAAAAATGTGTCTAGCATGATAGTTAactgtctgattggaaaacattaaaagtttgaaggttgcaagtaatgaAATTTGTAGAACCTGCAAGAAGATCTAAGAAGAGGAAATTAAGTGATATGAGCGTCTGAGAAAAATGAGCTTGTTAACAATATGTCACAGACCCTGAACAGACCAAATTAGAAGGGTTCATAGAATTTTGTTGCTATATTCGTCTTATCAAGTTTGTCTATCATTCAATTgctctaaaataaaatcctttcCTCTTCGCACTTTATTTGCAGGTGGGTGATAGTACTGATATTATACCAACTCCTGGCAAAAATGTGACCTCCAATCAACACACAATGTTACCAACCACCAATGGCAAACGCAATACTGTCAATTCTAAAAATGTTCACGAGTTCCTCCACTCTTCGGAGCTCTCCAATCTCTACAATGTACTGAATGCCTTGAAAAATGACCTCTTGTGGACTGGCAAAGATGAATCCGAAGATTTGGACGAACAACCCAAGAGTTGTTTGGATAACAGCGAAGCTAAGACTGAAATCATTTGCACCGCCTCAgcaaacaacaataacagcagcagcaacagcaacacaaTGACATCATCGAAGGGACATGTCAGACGTCCCTCCACCGCCTCAATGGCCTCGATTGCCTCCGTAAGTCAGCTGAGTGATTCTGAAAGTGATATATCCAATGAAAATGACTCAGGCGTTGAGTCGGAGAGCAATAAaaatggcagcagcagcagcgaagATGGCGATGTGCACAATAAGAAACCAGCCAATGTTGACAAAGCCACCGAATTGGCCAAACGTTGCCGGAGACATTTGAATGGCTTGTATCAGTGTCTCGAACAAATGACAGAAGCAGCCAACTACTTGACTGCTCGATACCAAAGTGATATTGGTGGCCCCGTATAGGGCTGTGCAACGTTGTAGGAATAGTAGTTAGTCCATAATAGAAACTAACTATGATGCTATGCTAATCATACAAAAAGCGGGGTTCGGGAATACTACTTCGCCAACAAAATACTGGGGGTTCATGGTACTAGTTTAGTTTAACAAAACAGTTTGTTTTAGTAGGTCTTAATCCAATGTGTGGTACATTTGAAAAATGCATGCTAAAAACACGTGAATTaaacaaacagaaaataaaaccacaagaaaacacaaacacacacactcaaacacacacacacatacacacatatacacCAACACACATACGAAAATGGATATTAATATCTAGCATAAGAAGTATCATTAAATATGTCATAGGTAGTCTAAAATGATGGGGTGAAGAAGGAACAACTAAATTGTAATTTTCTGTTTTGAGAAACCCTACAACAGCATCAGGACAGCAGGCTACATTCACTTCGTGGGTGAAGTGAAGAGGCTagctaaaaaaaaacagtaaaaaatgcaaaagaattgaagggaagaaaaaaaaacaaattatggaaaaaatctaaaacaagcCCAAGCCCCCGTTAAGGATGATAACCGCGTGAAtgagaaaaaaacaagaaaaacgcAACTAGGCTTGGGCTAGTGGAAATGGaactgtttgtttgttagtccaCCAACTAGGGGACACGGTAATGGAAAATATgggtttttttgtgtgtgttttaacCGTGTCGTCTTTCAAATATTCAGTTCAGTTTTATTTTCCCACTCAAAACTCAAGCTACACAATAGAGACTGAATAGGTTTGTATGTGATGATGGTATTTCCTCTCTACAAACTCCGAGTGTACAGATATCAATTTTTATCTTCAATTGGCCTTTTCATGctttcgcacacacacacacacacacacacatgatgAAAACGGTAGTCTTTAATCAAATCTCTAGCATTCCTCACTTCTTTCCGTTGATATTTAGTTTTGATGTTTTCTTTTGCTCTCAATTGTGAAACCTCAAAAATCTCATATTGACAACATTGATTCAAGCTGTTTTGGGTTTGTGGGTTTGTTTTTTTGATTATCACAGATTTGATGTTTAGTAGAGCaacgcaacaaaaacaaaaatagataATTTGAATTATTGGTGATGAAACACCAAACATTGAAATCAAAAACACCTTTTCAAGTCAATTTGGATTCAAAAAGACACTCTCAAAAGCACCTCCACCATCACCTCAAACCAAACAACCAACCACTCTTGTTATTGTTGAAGAATTAAAAATGATAAATGATTGAGAATAGAAATGTGATTTTCCAAATGTTATTGTTTACTTTAAGTgtttttttgggaaatgggAAATCCCTTGGCAAACTTCATGGCCcattgccccccccccccctctcaGAAGAAGCCTTCCCTTGCTAAGAGTATGTAGGGGGATTTCTTGTTCCAATGGCGAAACTCAAAGCATatgctgcctgcctgcctgtccCCGTCTGGAGACAGGTGGCAGTGCTTCTGGTGAAGATGTGAATGGTTTTTataccaattatttttttttatcatagtCATGAatggtttttatatatactttatagtcaGTCCCTAAGAAAAAGAAAGGAAATAAAAGGTCTGTTTCTCTATTTCCGTTCAGGAGAAAGACATCGGTCGTCGTTATTGCATTGCATTGtgaaaaaagaaatcaaatttcTTTTGGCAGCAACTATAACGAACAATTATAATTCTTTTTAATTCCCCATGATGAAattcaaagaaagaaaaagaagaaaaagaaaatgttggcTTTAATATGAATGTATGTTTTttgtacagattttttttttattgggaaTCAATTCTCTCTCCTGCTCCttatatacattttatatttaaaaactttaagTTATTCAATTCTAATAATTTGTGAGAAAAagtgaataaataaaaattagtatatatatgtatgtataaaccaaatgttttatatgtatatgtatatgtaaattTGTATGTAATTATTATGATAATGTATGTATTTATgcctgaaacaaaaaaaaaacaaaaacaaagaaatatgtatttaattaattgaaaacaaacaaaaacaaaaaacaacacaaaaaatcaaatcaaaccaAACTCTATGTACAATTCTTTTTCCAAATATAAGAATAAATCCAAAAACGTataatatcaaaacaaaaaaattcaaaaaaaaaaaatcaattttgtgttttactTTAGTTTCGGCTTTCATCTTCTTCCGCTGATTATTGTCACCCGCCAAAGCAAGCCCGGTGAAAGTTTGCAAATATAAATCACGCAACTTGGCACTTTAGCTCTGTTGGTGTTAGTATCGGTGTTGATGGCATTAATAATAAAGCAATAACAAACTTATTAATACATGAGCTGTTCCCACTGTGCAACTGTTATAAATTAGCTACCGCTGCACGTGGCAATACCTTGGTTACCTAATTCAATGGTCAATCATTAACAATAAACATTTTTCCATCGACCAACTTTGGTTTTTATTACTAATATATGCGGCTTAGAGTCAAATTGAAGGAAAGCAAAtgcaatatattaaaaaaagcaaaccaacaaaaaaaaagtagaaatgaaatcatttttaaattcactaaaacagggctgcggagtcggagtcgagcaattgcCTGGAGTCGAGAAAATTACCTCGActtgtttcaataaaaaattcaatttctaaaatttttttacactgaAACAGAAAAATGTGATAGAATTTGAGCTCCCTTTTGAGgcgtttatgttttttttttatttaaattatatataggagGCCagcgtagctcagaggttagcatgtcctcctatgatgctgaacgcctgggttcgaaatacagttgaacctcgattatccgggccTCTATTAACCGTGTACCGCTGTTAACCGGCATGTTGTGCTTTTGATTTGGGACCTCTATTATCCGTGCTTCAATAAGGCTCCCTCTATTAACCGTGCTTACCTCTGTTATCCGTGCACCACACACATAATTGATGTAAAATTCTGGTTTGATGTAAAAATATGCCTCTAGAAGTGAATCTATGGAAGTAAGACAAATATTTCTTTCACTTAATTCCACATGCTTAATTCAGCCTATGGGCCAAAAAGCAATCCGATGCCTCAAACATCGTAAATTAAACATTCAAAAACTATTGGCTTCGGAAAGCAGGCACAATTTCATCAAGTCTCTGAATACTAAGACAGCTTTGTGGTATATCTTGCGATAATGTAACACAATAACTTAAACGTGAGGTTTGGAACAACCTGCTGATA
The genomic region above belongs to Stomoxys calcitrans chromosome 5, idStoCalc2.1, whole genome shotgun sequence and contains:
- the LOC106096106 gene encoding CAR1 transcription factor, translated to MSGYTESTRNCLRRIARHDELQFSKDSIVNVMEKFVKTVNVMDDTILVPCRLMDRQVGDSTDIIPTPGKNVTSNQHTMLPTTNGKRNTVNSKNVHEFLHSSELSNLYNVLNALKNDLLWTGKDESEDLDEQPKSCLDNSEAKTEIICTASANNNNSSSNSNTMTSSKGHVRRPSTASMASIASVSQLSDSESDISNENDSGVESESNKNGSSSSEDGDVHNKKPANVDKATELAKRCRRHLNGLYQCLEQMTEAANYLTARYQSDIGGPV